One stretch of Malus domestica chromosome 14, GDT2T_hap1 DNA includes these proteins:
- the LOC103433264 gene encoding uncharacterized protein: MGNCLVMQENVTKIMRPDGKILEYSADMKVYQVLSEFSGHAISETAPNYQHLRPDSKLLGGHLYYLVPLPLPPPKKASQKKVRFSEPEAERPEPEQETKVVRIKLVISKKELQEMLTKGGVAVLDEMVSRLQSEEKGIDKSNSNSFNVDGNCEGWKPALESIPEVD, encoded by the coding sequence ATGGGGAATTGCTTGGTTATGCAAGAAAATGTTACAAAGATTATGAGACCTGATGGGAAGATCCTAGAGTACAGCGCAGACATGAAAGTTTACCAGGTGCTGTCGGAGTTTTCGGGGCATGCAATATCTGAGACGGCTCCAAACTACCAGCATCTCCGGCCAGACTCCAAGCTGCTTGGTGGTCACCTCTACTATCTCGTACCTCTCCCTTTGCCACCGCCCAAAAAGGCTTCCCAGAAGAAGGTGAGATTTTCGGAGCCTGAAGCCGAACGGCCTGAACCTGAACAAGAAACTAAAGTCGTAAGGATTAAGTTGGTTATAAGCAAGAAAGAATTGCAGGAGATGTTGACAAAGGGAGGAGTTGCAGTTCTTGATGAAATGGTTTCTCGGCTTCAAAGTGAAGAAAAAGGCATAGATAAGAGTAACAGTAACAGCTTCAACGTTGATGGTAACTGCGAAGGGTGGAAGCCTGCTCTCGAAAGCATACCTGAAGTAGACTAG